The following coding sequences lie in one Myxococcus xanthus genomic window:
- the yhbY gene encoding ribosome assembly RNA-binding protein YhbY, whose translation MPLTGKQRRHLRALGHHLEPVVIVGQAGVTEGVIAAIEQALQDHELIKVKINEGPETRQEAAARIAEGAQAELAQLLGRTALLFKKRKKDSKFEKF comes from the coding sequence GTGCCGCTCACTGGGAAGCAACGCCGCCATCTGCGCGCGCTAGGACACCACCTGGAGCCGGTGGTCATCGTCGGTCAGGCCGGCGTCACCGAGGGTGTCATCGCCGCCATCGAGCAGGCGCTGCAGGACCACGAGCTCATCAAGGTGAAAATCAACGAGGGCCCGGAGACGCGCCAGGAAGCCGCGGCGCGCATCGCCGAGGGCGCCCAGGCGGAGCTCGCGCAGCTGCTGGGCCGCACCGCGCTCCTGTTCAAGAAGCGCAAGAAGGACTCCAAGTTCGA